The DNA segment atcggagaaatttaaaggaccatttttgtcattgtagatcgggacatacccagtggcacatacgtaGTTACCCCAGTTAACGTGAAAGAGGTTaattgaaaagtggcacacacctactggcatatattcagtgacacaagttggtgTTAAAGATGTTTATTGGTTCGTTGAAGAGCTTCAGAAATGAGTGGCACATAGTCTGGGTGCTCCAAGTTGGCATCGCATATCCACTAACCATGGACTACCACCctgtgatccaagttggcgggaaaacggcgatatatatatacagggtgtttcagcgaacactttcaaaatttatttaaggttgcctgtgacagatagcacaattctagttaatgagctggtctactcaaagaggcggacattacttgcacaaaaatttaaatgcataatcgaataatcaacaagaattcactaattaagtttttaactaattacccgatggcccatattgcaatttacaatatgtagccgtggagtttgcaaggcggacccacttggaattaattctcaggatgacaacagtttcgagaaattaattcccgaactttgcgaagaaatgcattggcgttccagttaattctgtgcttcaatgcataaagcgacgttttgttaagaaactaactgcaacgccaatgcatttctccgcaaagttcgggaattaatatctcgaaactggtgtcatcccgagaattcgttccaagtaggtTCGCCATGCGAGCTcttcggctacaatttgtaaattgcaatatgggtcatcaggtaattagttaaaaacttaattagtgatttttgttaattattggattaggcatttcaatttcttgtgcaagtaatgtccgcctcttcgagtagaccagctcatgaactagaattgtgctatctgccacaggaaatccTGGAgaacttttgaaagtgttcgctgaaacaccctttatatatatatatatatatatatatatcgccgttTGTGCCACTGTGTGCCACTCATATATATAGATGGATAGATAAGCAGATAGACAGTCGGCCTCCGAAACGTGCGTGAAGTAACCTGAGAATGCCAATCACATTAAATACGAAGCTGCTGTATGCAGCAGGCTGCCTAGCCCAGCATCTCAAAGGTATAGCAACTGATGACACTTGTGGCATTAATACCAATTAAATGTGCGTACATACATGAGTGAAACCTTTGCCCAAACATGTTACGAACTAAAACTCTTACTCCTACAACTGCTGTGGTTGATGTAATGCACTTTTGATCCGTTATGGTGGTTGTTTGGTTGTGGCATTCTTGCACTAGAGCATGAGGTCGCGAGTACAACCCttggccacggcagccacatttcaatATAGGCAATATGCAAGAAACAtttgtttacttagatttaggtgcacatcaatgtttcatcatcaaccctaggtggtcaaaatcaacCTGGAAGCCCTTTACTACGTCGCCCCTTATAACCCACACTGCCAGTTTCAGAACatttaactctttccttaccaggCCTAAAGAAATTTCATTTTCTCCACTTTCGTTTTCTCTTTTCCTCATTACTTTCTtcttttcaatttcaaccacagcaaGTTACCCCTATTCTTTCCTTGGCTTAATTGCCCATTGGCTTTATACGGATCTGTTATAGCATGTGTTATATAACATCAAGAACCAGCGAGATCAGCAAGAGCATGTGCAAGTGTGCAATCCATTCTCCAGTGTGAGTGCCGTTCACTATGCTCTCCCTTTGAGTGAGTGCACATGTCCTGTCGTCCTTGAGGTCCCATTGTTTGCATGAATTCCTCACAATACCTTGCACGTGCCAATATATTCTCATTTCTCTTTCTCGCCTTAATTTTCTTGTGCATACGAATGTCCagcaataataacaaaaaaaaaagcttatcgCAGATGATACATCGTAGTTGTGCAAATGTTTCGCTTCGCACCGGTTTTTTGGAAACAGGATTGCACAAATAACAGTGGCAGGGTGTGTCCCCCTAAAGATACCAGCATTGCAGACAATGCTCGCACTGCAGTATGCTTTGCATGCATGTGCCTACTATTGCCGCTTCTTGCCGTTATAAGGTGCGGACATGCCATGTAGTCAGTGCTAGTGCAATGTTATTAAAAATCTTGAAAGCTGTACATATTATTCCAACATTCATTCCATTAGACATATGTGCTGATCCAATCCACACTGTTTCCTCTTCCAAAAAGCTTTCCATTCATTGGCTAGGCAGGCAATTCTACCCACCTTTGAGAAGTGGTTGACACAAGTTGTTGCTAGCGAAAGGGATGGAAAACAGTTTTGTCCCATATGTTTGTGCTTATAGCAGAAGTGTTCTATATGCTGCCTTGCTGTGTTGATATGGCTGTGGATGTGTTTAAGCATGTTGCCTATCTTTTTTGTGTACAGATGCGGATTTTGACTCGTACTGGGAGAATGAGTCTCGCAACAACAACCGCAACCGCATCCGAGTAGGCCGACAGTATCAGGCCACTGTGCCTCCGCTGCTGAGGCCAGGTGAGTAACTCGATTCTGGGCATTCCAGGGCATGGTGACttattttaaagggacacttaagagaAAGATAACTtttagctgtattagtaaattactctTCTGCAATACAAAATAAGCCAGTGTTACCATGAGAGGAGGCTTGATAggccagaaaagatgcaaaaaaaCAAAGGATGGGTGGAGACCTTGCCTTGAAGTTCCCATACCAGCCAACCATGACCTCATGGATATTGAAGTTTGCTTGGGCGTAGttaattttagagcgcagctattAGGCGTCCATTCCTGCagtgagcgtcggcgtaaccgagtgaacgagcacagcgaaagatgagagcaaTCAGTGAGTGCAGCGGTTGATGAAAAAAGTGGCGAGAGtgaagagagcgtgaggaggagGGTGCCGTAgaaccatgaggcagaaagcggaggagggtatggcgaaatcgTGAGAATAATAGCGTAATGCCATGCACGAGGAGCTTTGCGGCTATGGATAcgagatggcgtcagagtagcgtgcatcgtctgtatggaaacaagtTTTCTGTGGCAGCTGCTGTGAATTGTGCCCACACGTCACCTACACACTTcctctcgtgatctcccgattagcaagGCGTCGCACCACACTTCAAGTATAAActgcatgcacgcgatcttgcgcgtgacagcgacgcgatggagatggctgtcgtggtcgctcgtcgcctacaagtcgtaccgcatgcaagcgacgagacgagcgacgactttgagcggcGTCTCCCCGGTGTtaccggtatgagggcagcaaatacttgccgaaactggcgtgacgcgtgcttaattaatttaagttgatgtgttttagtgtaaagagcagcataaatatttctaaaggtcttgcactacgttatccTCGCACAtatcaaaatttagtcgtttgctcgttccgtgcgacaatcgctagtacttgactgatgtatatccagttccggcttcgcgctattggctagtcgctcatagcacttccgggcgacgagcgacgaattctagatttctagaaccgagcgattgagcgaaaagaccaagcgatctgttcgcgcgacggcccgtttcgtcgctcgaagccgtcgctcgtcgccgtcgcgcacaaaatcgctctcatgcagtTTGGGCTTCACTTagtttgcaacgtgctgcacgaggcagattgtccgcggcagccgatatatcgtgaaatgaaagcATGTATACAGCTGtggtcaaatttcgcattagggagtatcgtaatcattgctgactttttttttttaaatctgtaaAGATGGACAACATGCTCTTAAAAGGGCCAAAGGCTAAACTTGGTTATTGTTGAAAGCTTTGATGGTGctggcaacaacaaaaaaacgcACTTTGAATGTCACAGTAACTTAACAACGCTGGAAAATTAAAAAACTCTGCGTGAAATAACGCTAAATGAAAAAAGGGAGTTTGGCCTTCATGTTCTTTTTTAGTTAATTACGAAAATAGTGTTTGGAAGGATACTTTATCAGTGCAAATTGAtttactgtttctctttagtgtcctagGCGCTCCTCCTAGTAAGAATGGTGTGCATTGTAACTAGTGCACAAAGGGGAGGAGGACACAAGCAAATAGATAACGCGCTGCATCCTAGTCATTATTTCTTTTGCTTGTTTCTCATCTCCGTTGCGCATTATACTCGTGGACAACCTTTTCTGGCTGTGAAGCAAGAGCTGCGGGGGTGGAGCTTTGTGCATATGTATTAGTATGCAATGTAGCCCGGGTGAGTTCGGCATCGGTTTTGGTTTCGATTTGTCCGGCTTTGCATAGTTGCTTTAATTTAGTGAAAGCAGAAACAATCAAGTTAAAGAAGCTAATCTATGTTTATGCACAACAGATATGCGTCGAGTTTTTAACACTAAGCAATGTACCCTGCGTCAGAGCCCCGAAGCGGCCGTATGACCTCGGCATCAGTTAGGGCTAGGACGTGTAACCAAGGTCAGCATCTGTATTACCAGCGCAGCATAAGTCAGCCCACTCATTCATTTGTACGGGCCGACATTTGTAATTTACAGATGCGTTAGCTCAGTTTCCATGTAGACACTGCAAACACTAGTCCTGTGTGCTTCGAGAGTCCTGGTCCTTTGTTGCTGAAGTTGGTCATCAGTCTCTCAGGGAAGCTGACAGGCGAGGAAGCAAGCGGCTAACACTCGCCAAAGACACAGGCAGTTTTTGCCTTTGAGGAATGCGTAAAACGTGTGATGGTTTCGTGTGTGTGAAAACTCGAAAAGGCATAATAAATATACAATAAAATGACAGCTCACTGGTGAATGTTACATATCGTttaaaatatgtgctgtaaaaaaacaaaacaatattgTTATCTATTTTGCGTGTAAGGAAACATGGAACAAAACTGCGGGATTACTGGTGCAAGTGGCGCGATTTCGTACCCTAGCCTCCACTTCATAGCCAAGAAAAGTTGCTTGCAAGTATTCTTGCCTAACTTGCAAGAATGGTGTATTTGGCATTTTAGAATTCCAATCTACTATTGCAGCTCTAATAGTTTTTCTCTTCAGTGTTCTTGCAAGTGTTGTCAAATATGCATTGCTTGTTGGTTGTCCAGTGTTTTTATCTTTAGAGAAgctggtaataaaaaaaaaaaaaaggaaccaacATAGGTGAGCCAGTAATGACAGCTCTTCATGCTTTCCTGAGGCACCCAATCAGGAATTAGGTATTGTTTTTTAATCTTTAGAGGTTTTATTATCGGACATTCGAGGTATGCCTTGTTGTGCATTGAATTTTCTCGGCATGTGTGGCTCTAGCTGTTTGGCTTTCACTGTCGTGTAATGTTTGTTCTATAGGAAGGACGTCAGATGAACCTGCTTGTTACTTTGTCTAAAGATTGTCCTACCAGACAGCCTTAGTAGTTTATGATAGCTTAAAATGTTAatgcagggtgcgtacaggtccttgaaatccttgaaaacccttgaaattgaaatgttaattttcaaggcccttgaaagtcctggaattttttcccttccttgaaaatccttgaattttgtGAGCAGTGCagtctgatatcgacattgcgacctcctttctgtggtagatcggcatcgttctgacaaactccccaattcagaaacaatacgccggtgcgagcacacatggttccattttgcagaactgcgcgaaaaaaataaaaggcatcgccacgtcaaaccgcgaacggagaGCGAGAGACCCatgccgcgcttcggtgctggctctgCTGGCAGCGtgtacgctgctttcctcaccctatcgttcgtttcactcctcgcccgtggggctgccttgtcccactttcactcttgcgctcgaggtgaagctagtgaagctaaggAGAGCTATAATGGatcaactttaccactgatgctcagtgcctttgggtggaggtttgttatattatttatgataagtgcaataacattaccgtataTTCTGGTCTATAAtttgcacctttgtataagacgcaccccctcAAAAGAaaatgtatataagtcgcaccggtgtataagatgcacctgttctttcggtaagtGATCTAAAAAAAGTTGGTGATGTTTCGCTCCGTGAAAGTGGGTTACACGCAAGCGTACGGGTGCCAtgtatttccactccaggcgcatttctgccgtcgtggttaccacgatgttccgtataaagtccaagggcaataacatcgcccccgcgtgccgtatgctctatgtgcgagtgaaagtgcgacggtgagccgaatcgcgcacaagggaggaaagcgggaaggcagcccgaGAAGGTTGAGGGCAGGGAgggggggctgcctgtactcttagcaactgcgtagtttgcgcagcggtgCGTGCTGTATCTTATCTGCAGATGGGACTACTTCGGGGTAGAGCGACTCGCGGTCGGACTACTGCcgtttgcgttgctgctccatcgttTTTGCACAACGCTCGGGGACTTTATCACgggaacccggcacctcgatagtgcgcaaagaacccgtagcaattaagtcaaccagcgcgcttcacgtggccataacatcgCATCCGATTTTGATGGCATTTttttccgggaaaaaaaaaaagcgtacataggtcgcaccgttctataagacgcatcgacgaaaaattcagaaaaaaaaatgtgccttgTACAtcggaaaatacggtatgctgaatgttttgcaaATATTTGATGAACCAACGCAGCtgatactgcagaagcctgagcagctgttgtgttcgttgtgttaacttttaatattgcggacttgagaaatgatcaagacaaggcatgttttacaaaattgcaatatacatatATTTGTTATAATATGATgtatgtgtagcaagactacactgaatggtttggaaatgttcggtaaacttgcctAGTTAATACttgagaagtcagagtagctgttgggagcattcattgtgttttgtgaactttttttggtattggttgtgaacttgcaaagtgatcaaggctagacattattacCATCATTGGGatgtacatttatttctttttattttagtgcaataaccctatgctgaatgttttgaatattttggTTAACTTTatccagcctatactggagaaatctcagccgctgatgtaggcgttcattttgtgttgtgatcaaggctagacatttttattgtaattgtgatatacatttattgtaagtgcaataaaactagttatttttggaaatgttagagtaaagaaatctcAGTTTGGATGCCGCTTTCAGTCCCTGAAAACCCTGTAAACAGGTCCTGGAAAGTACTGGAATATCCTctaatttttgccttggaaacctgtacgaaccctgtaaTGATTTAGGGCTTATGGAAAGAACCACCACATGTCTGTGAGCAAAGCACTCAGCAACATCGAATAAAGCATTCAGAGAACATTGAAAGCACTTCAATGGCTTTTAGTAGGAATGGATCCCACAATAGAGTGCTTTCTGTGGTTCCACTGTCCTTTAAATGTGTTGTTGTTATGTCAGAAATGTAATTGACAAATCAAGCTTGGTGTAACATCAGCTGAACATGATTACAGCAAAAAACTTTAGACTGAGATAGATGCTATCTTTTTCTGAGGAGCAAGGGTTTCGAAAGCAGCCACCTAAAGCCTTTCTTCAGTGAAAGAGACAGCATGAATGTCCCTTTCTGGGTGCCAATGAATTCTGTCATCTGAAAATTTAGGTTCACCACATTTCGTTTGCCTTTAGAATTGCTAAAAGTGTATGGCAGAACATATGAAAAATTCTCAATTCTTCAGCAAGATTTTTAAAGTTTGCAAAATGTGGACTCTATGTGGGAACTGTCTGCAGGAATGTCTGATGTGGGAACACCAACTATTTCATGTCCAGCATACTTAGAAAGTGCCCATTAAGCCACTTGAAAAATATGCCTGATGTAAAACATAGtcaaaaacaatgaaagaagtgatcCCGCTACATGATGACATACTTGCTCTGAGAGCAAACGCCCAGATTTCTAGCTGCTAAAAACACTCCACATATTATTCAAATTGCTGCAAAGGTCCAATCAAAAAGTGCCTCAAGATGCACGTGATACATTTTAACTATTCCTTTACCACTGCTGGGTCATTGGAGCCATAGCCTATGACGTGTATATTTGTGAGCTTGCTTCTAGTTGCAGTTTTTGGTGCTAGGTGGCAGCAGCGGTCAATGTTAGTGGCATTGTGTGTAGTTCTTCTCTTTATTAGGGGCTGCTTGAACACTTGCATTTTAAATATCAGTGCCTGCGTGCTGCATTTCTGGGAAATTTCTATGGAATTTTTGTGCAATTTTACCATTTTCTGTGGCACAGAAAGGATTAAACATCATTATTTTTATCATTGCTTCTGCTTTTGACGTGGTGTCTTAACATGCACAGTTGTATATACCTAGCACTTCGAGGGGATATAGCAGCATGATTAGTTTAAATGGTGCTGTTTAACTTTGTCAGTCCATACCAAATGGTTACCAAGTAGGGCAGGAAGTGGGCAGATCAAGAACACTAGATAGTGATGACGGCTTGCATGAATATATCGTGCCGAAAATGGTCACCATGTGCTGCGGCATAGAGGCCGTGCAGGCTTGAGGTTTGAACTTCCACTTGACATTCAGCCCACCAGTAGTAGCAGAATGGCTAAGGCTATTCCCAGCCTCATTCCAATTGGACCAGAATCCAAACACGCTTGCGTACAGTGCTTTTGAAATATAATACTGCCGAGGCTTCTGAAATATAATACTGTAACTCCGCTTTATACGTAGCAGGCAACACTGGAAGCTGTGCAAGTAGTGCGGTCATAGAACTCTCACTCAGCGCCTGTCCTACTCTGCTCTTTTTGTTACTTGttattcttttcctttttcctGAATTTCTTGCGCTACTAAAGATCATGTGATATAGcaagcaccaactcgcccaaaaagttATTGTCTCACTCTGCGTGTTTCACAATTTATTTTTGATCTGTGACACTTCCTACAGAATAACTATTTCATATTTAAAGGCGGTGTCCAAATCGACGCCCAAGTGACGACTCTTTCTTGGCAACAAGAACAGATcacgaaggccatgcttttgctaaTTGCACGTGCCGGAACCAATTGGGGAACCTGAAACATGTCATAGACACCATggtttggacaccacctattacAGCCACTAATTGCAGACATCAGCCTATGTCACATCGCATATTACTTTGTGTTTCCACTAATGGAAATACTGTGTTCTGGTCACGAACACTAGTGCACTGTGGCCACTGGTTACAGAAATGTGTCACTCCGCTCATTTGGTGGTGAGTAGGTTCAGACCTGTCACACTGTCCATGTAATgaatatttcatattttgaaatGTAAAAGTTTGAGACCTAATATTACATAGAATTACATGACAATAGCATACAtaatttgttatatatatatgtTGGGACTATTTCTTGGTTGTGAATGTGAGCAGTGAGAGGATCTTCTCAAGCTTTTGTTTCATTGCCTGCTATATTTGAAATGTAGTATACTAGTTGTGCAACAGCTGTTACTGAGCAAGTTGTAATTTGTGCTTTGTTTTTAGGGGAGAGTGATGGGCGTCGTCTGGAAGACTTGGAGACGCTCCGGTGGCGGCCCGAGAGCCTATCGGAGCAGAGCATCGAAGAGTACCTGTCAATGGCCAAGGCGGTGAGCCTGTTTGCCCGCGCCATGAACAAGTGGGGCCCCGAGGGAGGCGGAGGGCCCGAGTGCCTGCAAACGGCACTGCGTGGACTCTCGGACTTTGTGGCCTCGCACCACGGCTGCCAGCAGGATGCAGGCTGCCGCGTGGCCCAGCCTCCACCACCAACGTGGACACCTGCTGAAGCGGGCCTGTTCGCGCGTGCCCTCGACGAATGCGGCAAGAACTTTGGCGCTATCAAGAAGGACTTCGTGAGTGTCTGCACAAGTGTTACTCGTTTGTTTAGGACAGGAGCTTTCCGTGCACTTATTGCCTGGTGTTTTGAACTGCTGAGCATATTTGCAGACAACCTGTTCAGAATGCCTCACAAACACTAAGTTTCTGCAGACTTTCCACAATAGCTGCGGGGGTGTGCATGCCTCTTTGGGGTTTCTAAAATGAGAAGCTTACTTGTGTCAGTTAATATATTCAGTTGACATCTGCTGTGTTCAGGAATTAGTGCGAGTCGAATGTGATGGCTGTCTGCAGCCTCTTCTTAATAGCTGAGAGTGATGCCTTTGTGTCCATAGCTGCCCTGGAAACCGGTGAAGAGCCTGATTGAGTTCTACTACCAGGGGCGCCACCCCAAGCAGGAGCCGCAGGAGGACGGAGAGGAAGAGGAGGGTGCTGCTGGCTGCAGCGGAGGCCATTGTTCCACTGCCAACTGTGTTAAGGTACAACCCCTACTGCCAGACATTGCACAAGTTCACCAGTGGTTCATCACAAGCTGTGCCACATGCACTTGACATAGTAGTTCAGTGCTACTCTGTGACGGCCTCGTGCATCTGTTTCACGCATTCACTCAAACTAATGCCTCGGCACAACCACAGTTCTCCTGCAGCAGAATCGTTCGTAACAGCAAGAAAGCACAGGCAACTTTGTGTGAAGACTAAGGGTGTGCGAATGCTCGAATATCACCAAATCGAATCAAATAGTGAACGTTCGAATAATTAAGTTTGCTAATTGAATATTTGCTACTAGATTTTTTTAAAATAATCAATATATTCGGTGTCGAAACCCGCACAATGCCACATAAGTCGTGTGTGCCGCAAAGCCCCTCGTGCTCGATGCCGCCCAAGCGAGCGTTGCACTTCGTTTTCGGTGCAAAAAGAGTGCCAAGCGTGCCGTGGACGGATCGCCCCGGCTGACCCAGTTGCAGTCTTGGTCTCCGCAAGCACTCCCTGACATCGGCTTGATGCAGGGATCGCACACACAGCGCCCAAAAATGGCAATTCGCGCAAAAATGGGCAATTCGCGCCGCATTGGCCGGTATCGCCTTTGTTGGTACTAGGCTAGTCAGGGTTGACAGGACCAATCGAAATGATAACGTGACGTGAATAAAGATAATGGCAACAAAAGTAGCACATATTTAGTAAAGTGCGAAAGCACGTGCAAAAATTGCGTCGATTAGCCACCGAGAGGTACGCAGAGAATGTTGGATACGCAGCGACGAACTTCACGCCGGTTTGACAGCCATCAACCTTACCCGCGCACATTATCATGAGACCGATCGTTGATGACACACTCATACGAACGTATTAGTGGCAAGCATTTAGTGTGTGGGTTGCAGCCCGTTTCCACATCGGCTAGCGGTGAATTTTattcataaaaaatatattttccagaccttcacaTACTTGAattgagctgtaatcagtgctggcatactaatttggcgTTTCCTTTAATAAAAGTAGAGTGTACTGTATATATTGATTTGTGTGTATCTATGTTACTGATAGATTGCTACATTCTTGTTAGGCAATGCTAGGAGACTTCCGAGCATGTGCAGCGCTGTATTTTCTTGTCCAAAATTTCTAAGCGCTAAACATTGTGAAAAGTTTGCtgatattcgatattcgattcgatatttggCTTGTTTTTCGTGATTCGATTCAGTATTCTCTCCGAAATCTACTTTTTGGTGTTCACTCGCCCTTAGTGAGACTCCTCTCCCAGATCGATAAGTGAGCTTTTCCACGGGGCAATATGCCAATGTAGTAATTGCAGCGCAAGCAACTTTTGAGTAGCTGCACATATGTGCATCAAATGCCAGCATGCATGGGGATATCGTGAAGGTCCCATGAAAGGGACATTGCACGAGGGGTGAGCATACCAAGGACAAAAGCGATGCCAGTGAAGATTTTTACAGATGAGTCTCCATCCTTTACAGGTTCAAAACATGCAGGATTGTTTGAGTGTTATGCGGCTCAGAAAGGCATTCTATCGTGAGGTGTACGCAGGAAGAATTGATTTGTATAACTGCGCTATTTTGCACAAAACCCAGAATCGCTTCAGAATGGGGACATTTCTTTTCACTCTGTGTGGCACGTGTATCGTCTTGTGCTGAAGTCATTTTTGCTTTGTGCAAAACGGCAACTTTGTCCAGAACATGGTATATATAAACAACTGGCTCCAATTGCAGCTTTGCCAGGGAAAATTATTGCAGCAATATAGCAGGTGGCATTACGGTGATGGGATGACTTGTGCGATGTCTAGTGTGCTGGTTGAACGAGTAGTACTGGATTATGATTCAGCCGTCGTTTGCGCAGTTTGGGGACAGGTCCAGTGCGGGCAGCTTCTGCAGAAACCAACTCGCTGAGGGCGGGAGGTCTGTCTGCACTGTGCAGAAGGAGCCTGAGGTGAAGCCCGAGCCGCCAGATGAGCCCGAGCCCGAGGACGAGGAGGAGCTCCCAGCAGCTGAGGAGGCCCCCTCGGCCTCGCCTATGGATCAAGGTGGCAgtgaagaaacccacacgccccCGTCAGGCCCCGAGGTGAAACCCATGCGCGCCAAACCACTGAAAGCACCTGAAGATGCTGCCTCGGTGGCACCCGTTGGTTCACTCAAGTTTTTCTTGGGTGAGTGAGCGTGAGTGGGTCGGTTGATGGTGCTCACATGCACTCGTGACCAAACCTTACAGA comes from the Dermacentor silvarum isolate Dsil-2018 chromosome 9, BIME_Dsil_1.4, whole genome shotgun sequence genome and includes:
- the LOC119464411 gene encoding arginine-glutamic acid dipeptide repeats protein isoform X4 codes for the protein MPKTRTLWTASTKDRGQSTSHQNDADFDSYWENESRNNNRNRIRVGRQYQATVPPLLRPGESDGRRLEDLETLRWRPESLSEQSIEEYLSMAKAVSLFARAMNKWGPEGGGGPECLQTALRGLSDFVASHHGCQQDAGCRVAQPPPPTWTPAEAGLFARALDECGKNFGAIKKDFLPWKPVKSLIEFYYQGRHPKQEPQEDGEEEEGAAGCSGGHCSTANCVKFGDRSSAGSFCRNQLAEGGRSVCTVQKEPEVKPEPPDEPEPEDEEELPAAEEAPSASPMDQGGSEETHTPPSGPEVKPMRAKPLKAPEDAASVAPVGSLKFFLGGRLVLKLSAQEGGSWVEAQDTPRLGRPRQPPSEDASDDDDGAPGTSSGAGGGATPPLRGSSRCTSWPETAPLTPSGSLATARMATPDDSTSGGCNNTNNSTEDEDGGDDDSNQQRPPSATRAAPSPKCLPQAPPLGCVERCRPNWRGGRPAGVPFLAPLFTTSTTSPLVTSAATGTTADGPLDLSSPVDTKKLVPK
- the LOC119464411 gene encoding arginine-glutamic acid dipeptide repeats protein isoform X2, with the protein product MDVSDADFDSYWENESRNNNRNRIRVGRQYQATVPPLLRPGESDGRRLEDLETLRWRPESLSEQSIEEYLSMAKAVSLFARAMNKWGPEGGGGPECLQTALRGLSDFVASHHGCQQDAGCRVAQPPPPTWTPAEAGLFARALDECGKNFGAIKKDFLPWKPVKSLIEFYYQGRHPKQEPQEDGEEEEGAAGCSGGHCSTANCVKFGDRSSAGSFCRNQLAEGGRSVCTVQKEPEVKPEPPDEPEPEDEEELPAAEEAPSASPMDQGGSEETHTPPSGPEVKPMRAKPLKAPEDAASVAPVGSLKFFLGGRLVLKLSAQEGGSWVEAQDTPRLGRPRQPPSEDASDDDDGAPGTSSGAGGGATPPLRGSSRCTSWPETAPLTPSGSLATARMATPDDSTSGGCNNTNNSTEDEDGGDDDSNQQRPPSATRAAPSPKCLPQAPPLGPPPPLNLTLRPPAPARSQSASNSPPPLLMPQGSPLADGCVERCRPNWRGGRPAGVPFLAPLFTTSTTSPLVTSAATGTTADGPLDLSSPVDTKKLVPK
- the LOC119464411 gene encoding arginine-glutamic acid dipeptide repeats protein isoform X1; protein product: MPKTRTLWTASTKDRGQSTSHQNDADFDSYWENESRNNNRNRIRVGRQYQATVPPLLRPGESDGRRLEDLETLRWRPESLSEQSIEEYLSMAKAVSLFARAMNKWGPEGGGGPECLQTALRGLSDFVASHHGCQQDAGCRVAQPPPPTWTPAEAGLFARALDECGKNFGAIKKDFLPWKPVKSLIEFYYQGRHPKQEPQEDGEEEEGAAGCSGGHCSTANCVKFGDRSSAGSFCRNQLAEGGRSVCTVQKEPEVKPEPPDEPEPEDEEELPAAEEAPSASPMDQGGSEETHTPPSGPEVKPMRAKPLKAPEDAASVAPVGSLKFFLGGRLVLKLSAQEGGSWVEAQDTPRLGRPRQPPSEDASDDDDGAPGTSSGAGGGATPPLRGSSRCTSWPETAPLTPSGSLATARMATPDDSTSGGCNNTNNSTEDEDGGDDDSNQQRPPSATRAAPSPKCLPQAPPLGPPPPLNLTLRPPAPARSQSASNSPPPLLMPQGSPLADGCVERCRPNWRGGRPAGVPFLAPLFTTSTTSPLVTSAATGTTADGPLDLSSPVDTKKLVPK
- the LOC119464411 gene encoding nascent polypeptide-associated complex subunit alpha, muscle-specific form isoform X3 yields the protein MPKTRTLWTASTKDRGQSTSHQNDADFDSYWENESRNNNRNRIRVGRQYQATVPPLLRPGESDGRRLEDLETLRWRPESLSEQSIEEYLSMAKAVSLFARAMNKWGPEGGGGPECLQTALRGLSDFVASHHGCQQDAGCRVAQPPPPTWTPAEAGLFARALDECGKNFGAIKKDFLPWKPVKSLIEFYYQGRHPKQEPQEDGEEEEGAAGCSGGHCSTANCVKKEPEVKPEPPDEPEPEDEEELPAAEEAPSASPMDQGGSEETHTPPSGPEVKPMRAKPLKAPEDAASVAPVGSLKFFLGGRLVLKLSAQEGGSWVEAQDTPRLGRPRQPPSEDASDDDDGAPGTSSGAGGGATPPLRGSSRCTSWPETAPLTPSGSLATARMATPDDSTSGGCNNTNNSTEDEDGGDDDSNQQRPPSATRAAPSPKCLPQAPPLGPPPPLNLTLRPPAPARSQSASNSPPPLLMPQGSPLADGCVERCRPNWRGGRPAGVPFLAPLFTTSTTSPLVTSAATGTTADGPLDLSSPVDTKKLVPK